The Prevotella melaninogenica nucleotide sequence CAGAAAATTTCAGTAATTTTGTCCTTGGTAATCATTGTTATATTTATTGTAATTGATTGATTTTCAACTATAAAGTTACAAAAATATAATGAGATTACCAACTTTTTGCAGACTTTTCTTATCCCGAGTTCAGGTAAGTAGTTTACCGCCCTTTCTAAAACCATCTAATTAGGGATAATCATACCATGTCTGCGGATTGATTTTATTCTATTAATAATCTACGCCATTTAACGGAAGAATCTAAATAAAGCCATATCGACATCTCCCTACGGAGATGAAGATATGGCATTTTGATTTGTAGAAAAGATTTGTTATATTTTATGCGTACGGTAAATTAAGTAATCACCATCCGCTTGGATTGTAAATTCATTCGATGAGGCTTCGTTCAGTGTTCCCTGCCATAGCTCGCTGAATGGATAGATATCCCATTTCAGTCCGTTACTACTTAGCTCTTTGCTGGTTGCATTGAAGATGCTGACTTGCTGTCCAGGGAATGATTCAAAGCGCATTGTACCTGATGCCGCAACAAAATATCCATAGTCGGTTACCATCACTGGGTCGATAGCCAACTGGCGATAGTAATAGAGCATGAGAGAGATGTTGCCCAAGGTATGATCTTCACGCTTGCCAGTTGCTCCGAGGTAGCAGAAGCGAGGACGAGTATGGGTCGGTGCATCTATCTTCAGATGTGAACGAGCAAAGAGGGTAGCCTTGGTGAGGTCGTTAAACTCCTGCTCCGAAATCGGATGATAGATATGTGCATAGCGTTGTTTCAACTCTTCAGAGAGCGAGTCACCATCACCCACCACTGCCGTTGGCTCTATATCATATTCCAATAAATCCTCCAAAGCACCGTCACAAACTATCAGATTCTCCGCAGTGCGTAGGATGTGAAGGGGTAGGACGTGGGTTGGGAAGTCGCCTGCAGCAAGGATGACGGCAGAGAAGCCTCTCCCAACCCCTCCGAAAGGAGGGGAGTGCCTAACGGAGTGCTCGTTGGGAATGTGTTGGTGTTGTCCGCCCTTGTTATTCTCTTTATTATTGATAATCATTTATCTTGCTATTCTTATTCTAATCTTTCTCCCTTTCGAGATACTTTGTATTCATT carries:
- a CDS encoding thiamine diphosphokinase, with translation MIINNKENNKGGQHQHIPNEHSVRHSPPFGGVGRGFSAVILAAGDFPTHVLPLHILRTAENLIVCDGALEDLLEYDIEPTAVVGDGDSLSEELKQRYAHIYHPISEQEFNDLTKATLFARSHLKIDAPTHTRPRFCYLGATGKREDHTLGNISLMLYYYRQLAIDPVMVTDYGYFVAASGTMRFESFPGQQVSIFNATSKELSSNGLKWDIYPFSELWQGTLNEASSNEFTIQADGDYLIYRTHKI